A part of Larimichthys crocea isolate SSNF chromosome VII, L_crocea_2.0, whole genome shotgun sequence genomic DNA contains:
- the LOC104927741 gene encoding vacuolar protein sorting-associated protein 26B-like, with translation MSFFSFGQSAEIDVVLNDAETRKKAEHKTEDGKKDKYFLFYDGETVSGKVNVTLKNPGKRLEHQGIKIEFVGQIELYYDRGNHHEFVSLVKDLARPGEITQSQTFDFEFTHVEKPYESYTGQNVKLRYFLRATVIRRLNDISKEMDIVVHTLSTYPELNSSIKMEVGIEDCLHIEFEYNKSKYHLKDVIVGKIYFLLVRIKIKHMEIDIIKRETTGTGPSVYHENDTIAKYEIMDGAPVRGESIPIRLFLAGYDLTPTMRDINKKFSVRYYLNLVLIDEEERRYFKQQEITLWRKGDVVRKSMSHQAAIASQRFEGSAASESALEQAAREESG, from the exons ATGAGTTTCTTCAGTTTTGGACAAAGTGCAGAGATCGACGTGGTGTTGAATGACGCCGAGACGAGGAAGAAGGCTGAACACAAGACTgaggatggaaagaaagacaaatacTTTCTCTTCTATGATGGAGAGACTGTCAGTGGGAAGGTGAATGTCACGCTCAAGAACCCCGGGAAGAGGCTCGAGCACCAGGGCATCAAAATCGAGTTTGTCGGCCAGATAG AGCTGTATTATGACAGAGGAAACCACCATGAGTTTGTTTCTTTGGTGAAAGATCTTGCAAGACCGGGTGAAATAACTCAGTCGCAGACCTTCGACTTCGAATTCACTCATGTTGAAAAACCCTACGAGTCTTACACAGGCCAGAATGTGAAGCTAAG ATATTTCCTTCGTGCCACGGTGATCAGAAGACTAAATGACATCAGTAAAGAGATGGACATTGTTGTCCACACGTTGAGCACTTACCCCGAACTCAACTCCTCCATTAAAATGGAAGTTGGGATTGAGGACTGTCTCCACATTGAGTTTGAGTACAACAAATCCAA GTACCATCTGAAAGATGTAATTGTGGGGAAAATCTATTTCCTGTTGGTGAGGATTAAGATTAAGCACATGGAGATTGACATCATCAAACGCGAGACGACGGGCACCGGGCCAAGTGTGTACCATGAAAATGACACTATTGCCAAGTATGAGATCATGGACGGAGCTCCAGTCAGAG GAGAGTCTATTCCCATCCGGTTATTTCTGGCTGGTTATGATCTGACTCCCACCATGAGAGACATCAACAAGAAGTTCTCTGTGCGTTACTACCTGAATCTGGTGCTGATCGATGAAGAGGAGAGACGCTACTTCAAACAACAG GAAATCACACTGTGGAGGAAAGGCGACGTGGTGCGGAAGAGCATGTCTCATCAGGCCGCCATTGCCTCTCAGCGGTTCGAGGGCTCGGCCGCCTCGGAGAGCGCGCTGGAGCAGGCCGCGAGGGAGGAGAGCGGTTAG
- the jam3a gene encoding junctional adhesion molecule C, giving the protein MAIVRRLMACVLLYTSLGHVPSSLGVILRTTDKTVWANEFESIELTCLIESISTNNPRIEWKKIKNGIPSYVYFQNKIAGDLEHRAQLREPANILIFNATRSDTAEYRCEVAAIDDQRDFDEILISLAVRVKPVVPRCSVPEAVTVGTSTELRCLENEGFPASQYRWFHNNEELPQDSKTSPKLVNSSYSINPDTGSLKFRRVRKEDAGEYYCQAKNDAGHAQCPSQMMEVYDVDILGIFLKSFGAVIVFFCLAASICHSFRRGCFHKKGHNENNYNWPAQTDGVEYGDADEGHFRHKSSFII; this is encoded by the exons ATGGCGATTGTGAGACGACTCATGGCTTGTGTCCTTCTTTACACCAGCCTCG GTCACGTGCCATCATCACTCGGGGTAATCCTCCGAACCACGGACAAGACTGTGTGGGCAAACGAGTTTGAGT cCATCGAACTGACCTGTTTAATAGAGTCCATCTCCACAAACAACCCGAGGATTGAATGGAAAAAGATTAAGAACGGCATCCCCAGTTATGTGTACTTTCAGAACAAGATAGCAG GGGACCTGGAGCACAGAGCTCAGCTCAGAGAGCCTGCCAACATCCTGATCTTCAACGCCACTCGGTCAGACACTGCAGAGTACCGCTGCGAGGTGGCTGCCATCGATGATCAAAGGGACTTTGATGAGATCCTTATTAGTCTTGCAGTGAGAG TGAAACCCGTGGTACCGCGGTGCAGCGTGCCGGAGGCGGTCACAGTCGGAACATCGACCGAGCTGCGATGTCTGGAGAACGAGGGCTTCCCTGCCTCTCAGTACCGCTGGTTCCACAACAACGAGGAGCTTCCTCAGGACTCAAAAACCAGCCCCAAGTTGGTCAACTCTTCCTACAGCATCAACCCAGACACTGGAAGCCTG AAATTTCGAAGAGTGAGGAAGGAGGACGCAGGGGAATACTACTGTCAAGCAAAGAACGATGCGGGTCACGCGCAGTGTCCCTCACAAATGATGGAAGTCT ATGACGTTGACATCCTCGGGATTTTCCTCAAGTCGTTTGGTGCAGTGATTGTATTCTTCTGTCTGGCTGCTTCCATTTGTCATTCCTTTAGACGTGGATGCTTCCACAAAAAAGGTCACAATGAAAATAA ctaCAATTGGCCAGCACAGACTGATGGTGTTGAGTATGGCGATGCAGATGAG GGCCATTTTCGCCACAAGtcttcattcatcatttga